From a region of the Oncorhynchus tshawytscha isolate Ot180627B linkage group LG14, Otsh_v2.0, whole genome shotgun sequence genome:
- the LOC112266969 gene encoding uncharacterized protein LOC112266969 isoform X2 gives MVARMASCGATCHLDEGDGDVPVPGQKGNLTESDNSGSDNAGTSTEESSEDEDEEEDSDGSAEKGGESEEPAVEDSCNESESAPQPDAEVSLTKDMPPKTCEKCKAVQQSQGNDLVTPRKISKGRLQVQLEGEGTYECSVTGLVFEVSERVLIRYSVLSWSKFGMFLGDTWRFAGPIFNVDCVNSPSSVLTSIQFPHSLCLADPHSEMTFSVLHMKDSCPVIEPSVDHSGSHVKWRVSSLSPVGPIVQSSKPVEHHGVVLVYKELALNNSYSFRIYLATNNSSDIKDIGKEVRCSKRRYLKVEKPPTCKLDERRYRLMSEPEGDISPADLQFTLAVTKLKGYFEAFFEQPPPFKLSLIETESDQTVWSATIREGDCVDNAVEKLRKRTDSRKRSTSTSEEEMTNKRPRCADESDGVRTVQVPDVSPKQLMQVAKRLGKEWKQVAIGCLDLSSKELDDIQASEEDVIMQRFKALERWKTSRPKGQATVAHLLRSLQELDDLPNEVHQTLQDMMDNKAAK, from the exons ATGGTGGCGAGGATGGCGAGCTGCGGAGCCACTTGTCACCTGGATGAAGG AGATGGAGACGTCCCTGTCCCTGGCCAGAAGG GTAATCTGACTGAAAGTGATAACAGTGGCTCAG ACAACGCAGGGACATCTACAGAGGAGAGTTCTgaagatgaggatgaggaggaggattcTG ACGGCTCTGCTgagaaaggaggag AATCAGAGGAGCCTGCAGTTGAGGATTCCTGTAATG AATCGGAGTCGGCTCCTCAACCTGATGCAGAGGTTTCCCTTACTAAAG ATATGCCCCCCAAGACATGTGAAAAATGCAAGGCTGTCCAGCAG AGTCAAGGCAATGATCTGGTTACTCCCAGGAAGATCTCTAAAGGTCGCCTACA GGTgcagctggagggagaggggacatatGAGTGCTCCGTCACCGGCCTGGTGTTTGAGGTGTCAGAGAGAGTCCTGATCCGCTACTCGGTCCTGTCCTGGTCCAAGTTTGGCATGTTCCTCGGGGACACCTGGAGGTTCGCTGGGCCCATCTTCAACGTGGACTGTGTCAACAGCCCCTCGTCCGTCCTCACCTCCATCCagttccctcactccctctgcctCGCTgaccctcacagtgaaatgaccTTCAGTGTCCTGCATATGAAGGACAGCTGTCCGGTGATCGAGCCCTCGGTTGACCACTCTGGCAGCCATGTAAAGTGGCGTGTGTCGTCCCTGTCCCCGGTGGGGCCCATTGTCCAGAGCAGCAAGCCTGTAGAGCACCACGGGGTGGTCCTGGTGTATAAGGAACTGGCTCTGAACAACTCCTACTCCTTTCGCATCTACCTGGCCACCAACAACTCCTCCGACATTAAG GACATAGGGAAGGAGGTGCGTTGCTCCAAGAGGCGTTACCTGAAGGTAGAGAAGCCACCCACCTGTAAGCTGGATGAGAGGAGGTACCGTCTCATGAGTGAACCAGAAGGAGACATCAGCCCTGCG GACTTGCAGTTCACGCTGGCCGTGACTAAATTGAAGGGATATTTTGAGGCGTTCTTTGAGCAGCCCCCTCCCTTCAAGCTCTCCCTCATAGAGACGGAGTCCGACCAGACTGTGTGGTCAGCCACCATCAGAGAAG gtgaCTGTGTGGACAATGCAGTTGAAAAACTAAGGAAACGGACAGATA GCAGGAAGAGAAGCACCAGCACATCAGAGGAAGAGATGACCAATAAGAGACCTCGATGCGCAGATGAGTCAG ACGGAGTGCGGACAGTGCAGGTCCCAGACGTATCGCCCAAGCAGCTGATGCAGGTGGCTAAGCGGCTGGGGAAGGAGTGGAAGCAGGTGGCTATCGGTTGCCTGGACCTGTCCTCCAAAGAGCTGGATGATATTCAGGCCAGCGAGGAGGATGTCATCATGCAGAG GTTTAAGGCATTGGAGCGCTGGAAGACTAGCAGGCCGAAGGGTCAAGCCACTGTCGCTCACCTCTTGAGGAGCCTACAGGAGTTGGATGACCTGCCCAATGAGGTCCACCAGACACTGCAAG
- the LOC112266969 gene encoding uncharacterized protein LOC112266969 isoform X1, whose translation MVARMASCGATCHLDEGDGDVPVPGQKGNLTESDNSGSDNAGTSTEESSEDEDEEEDSDGSAEKGGAESEEPAVEDSCNESESAPQPDAEVSLTKDMPPKTCEKCKAVQQSQGNDLVTPRKISKGRLQVQLEGEGTYECSVTGLVFEVSERVLIRYSVLSWSKFGMFLGDTWRFAGPIFNVDCVNSPSSVLTSIQFPHSLCLADPHSEMTFSVLHMKDSCPVIEPSVDHSGSHVKWRVSSLSPVGPIVQSSKPVEHHGVVLVYKELALNNSYSFRIYLATNNSSDIKDIGKEVRCSKRRYLKVEKPPTCKLDERRYRLMSEPEGDISPADLQFTLAVTKLKGYFEAFFEQPPPFKLSLIETESDQTVWSATIREGDCVDNAVEKLRKRTDSRKRSTSTSEEEMTNKRPRCADESDGVRTVQVPDVSPKQLMQVAKRLGKEWKQVAIGCLDLSSKELDDIQASEEDVIMQRFKALERWKTSRPKGQATVAHLLRSLQELDDLPNEVHQTLQDMMDNKAAK comes from the exons ATGGTGGCGAGGATGGCGAGCTGCGGAGCCACTTGTCACCTGGATGAAGG AGATGGAGACGTCCCTGTCCCTGGCCAGAAGG GTAATCTGACTGAAAGTGATAACAGTGGCTCAG ACAACGCAGGGACATCTACAGAGGAGAGTTCTgaagatgaggatgaggaggaggattcTG ACGGCTCTGCTgagaaaggaggag CAGAATCAGAGGAGCCTGCAGTTGAGGATTCCTGTAATG AATCGGAGTCGGCTCCTCAACCTGATGCAGAGGTTTCCCTTACTAAAG ATATGCCCCCCAAGACATGTGAAAAATGCAAGGCTGTCCAGCAG AGTCAAGGCAATGATCTGGTTACTCCCAGGAAGATCTCTAAAGGTCGCCTACA GGTgcagctggagggagaggggacatatGAGTGCTCCGTCACCGGCCTGGTGTTTGAGGTGTCAGAGAGAGTCCTGATCCGCTACTCGGTCCTGTCCTGGTCCAAGTTTGGCATGTTCCTCGGGGACACCTGGAGGTTCGCTGGGCCCATCTTCAACGTGGACTGTGTCAACAGCCCCTCGTCCGTCCTCACCTCCATCCagttccctcactccctctgcctCGCTgaccctcacagtgaaatgaccTTCAGTGTCCTGCATATGAAGGACAGCTGTCCGGTGATCGAGCCCTCGGTTGACCACTCTGGCAGCCATGTAAAGTGGCGTGTGTCGTCCCTGTCCCCGGTGGGGCCCATTGTCCAGAGCAGCAAGCCTGTAGAGCACCACGGGGTGGTCCTGGTGTATAAGGAACTGGCTCTGAACAACTCCTACTCCTTTCGCATCTACCTGGCCACCAACAACTCCTCCGACATTAAG GACATAGGGAAGGAGGTGCGTTGCTCCAAGAGGCGTTACCTGAAGGTAGAGAAGCCACCCACCTGTAAGCTGGATGAGAGGAGGTACCGTCTCATGAGTGAACCAGAAGGAGACATCAGCCCTGCG GACTTGCAGTTCACGCTGGCCGTGACTAAATTGAAGGGATATTTTGAGGCGTTCTTTGAGCAGCCCCCTCCCTTCAAGCTCTCCCTCATAGAGACGGAGTCCGACCAGACTGTGTGGTCAGCCACCATCAGAGAAG gtgaCTGTGTGGACAATGCAGTTGAAAAACTAAGGAAACGGACAGATA GCAGGAAGAGAAGCACCAGCACATCAGAGGAAGAGATGACCAATAAGAGACCTCGATGCGCAGATGAGTCAG ACGGAGTGCGGACAGTGCAGGTCCCAGACGTATCGCCCAAGCAGCTGATGCAGGTGGCTAAGCGGCTGGGGAAGGAGTGGAAGCAGGTGGCTATCGGTTGCCTGGACCTGTCCTCCAAAGAGCTGGATGATATTCAGGCCAGCGAGGAGGATGTCATCATGCAGAG GTTTAAGGCATTGGAGCGCTGGAAGACTAGCAGGCCGAAGGGTCAAGCCACTGTCGCTCACCTCTTGAGGAGCCTACAGGAGTTGGATGACCTGCCCAATGAGGTCCACCAGACACTGCAAG